Proteins co-encoded in one Bradyrhizobium sp. 170 genomic window:
- a CDS encoding DUF3551 domain-containing protein produces MRNIRIVLIALVTSAVVFFTGLSAASANDYPYCIQGDDFGGGAGECIFTTNAQCRAAASGRTAYCTDNRNFSANAQLLDKSRARRRSN; encoded by the coding sequence ATGCGTAACATACGTATAGTACTTATTGCCCTCGTGACATCGGCAGTTGTCTTCTTCACCGGCCTTAGCGCGGCCTCTGCCAATGATTACCCTTATTGCATTCAGGGTGATGACTTCGGCGGCGGGGCGGGCGAGTGTATCTTCACGACCAACGCGCAGTGCCGGGCCGCGGCTTCGGGCCGGACGGCATATTGCACGGACAATCGCAACTTCAGCGCCAACGCCCAGCTCCTGGACAAGAGCCGTGCGCGTCGTCGTTCGAACTGA
- a CDS encoding tripartite tricarboxylate transporter permease yields MLDLLWNGLVNIAQWKYLLPLFAGTFIGVIGGSLPGVTITMTVIVVLPFTYGLDPLAGLAAMTGVYVGGSTGGLIACCLLGIPGSPASIATTFDGFPMARNGEPGRAIWLGVWASVWGGLLGALFLVFLTGPLAAIALEFGPWEYFSLFVLAMAMVAGLTESSLLKGLISTAIGLLITVVGHDPIGSVPRFTFGSAFIGGGFPFLPVLIGIFAFAQIMTDLEKLNTPRGQAVQSLAGVRLERFSHLKVNLEIFKQPFLLAWATIVGLIIGILPAIGGSASSVMAYDQAKKFSKTPERFGKGHPEGIIASEASNNANVSGSLMTIMAFGIPGDAVTAVMLGAMTIHGIQSGPLFISQNPDIAYGIYAAYILAHPCMLLICLALMPLMLRVTSVRMAVLAPVVLVLCVVGAYALNNTMQSVYVLLLFGVVGYVLVKLGFPLAPLILGLILGDQIEINLVRAIMTDANPWLFLTRPISGLLLLAAATSVGLAIWQHWRHQTRVAEEAPDF; encoded by the coding sequence ATGCTCGATTTACTCTGGAACGGCCTCGTCAACATCGCCCAATGGAAATATCTGCTGCCGCTGTTTGCCGGCACATTCATTGGCGTGATCGGCGGCTCCCTGCCGGGCGTCACCATCACCATGACGGTCATCGTCGTGCTGCCGTTCACCTACGGGCTCGATCCGCTGGCGGGCCTTGCGGCGATGACGGGCGTCTATGTCGGCGGATCGACCGGCGGCCTCATCGCCTGCTGTCTGCTGGGTATCCCGGGCTCGCCTGCTTCGATCGCTACCACGTTCGACGGCTTTCCGATGGCGCGCAACGGCGAGCCGGGCCGCGCCATCTGGCTCGGCGTCTGGGCTTCGGTCTGGGGCGGCCTGCTCGGCGCTTTGTTTCTGGTGTTCCTCACCGGGCCGCTTGCGGCGATCGCGCTGGAATTCGGGCCATGGGAATACTTCTCCCTGTTCGTGCTTGCCATGGCGATGGTCGCGGGTCTCACCGAATCCTCGCTGCTGAAGGGACTGATCTCGACCGCCATCGGGTTGTTGATCACGGTGGTCGGCCACGATCCGATCGGCAGCGTGCCGCGCTTCACTTTCGGCTCGGCGTTCATCGGCGGCGGCTTTCCGTTCCTCCCCGTACTGATCGGCATTTTCGCTTTCGCGCAGATCATGACCGATCTGGAGAAGCTGAACACGCCACGCGGCCAGGCCGTGCAATCGCTGGCCGGGGTCAGGCTCGAGCGCTTCTCGCACCTCAAGGTGAACCTGGAAATCTTCAAGCAGCCGTTCCTGCTCGCGTGGGCAACGATCGTCGGGCTGATCATCGGAATTCTGCCTGCCATCGGCGGCAGCGCATCGAGCGTCATGGCCTATGACCAGGCCAAGAAATTCTCGAAAACGCCGGAGCGTTTCGGCAAGGGCCACCCCGAGGGCATCATCGCTTCGGAAGCCTCGAACAACGCCAATGTCAGCGGCTCGCTGATGACCATCATGGCATTCGGCATTCCCGGCGACGCTGTCACCGCCGTGATGCTTGGCGCGATGACGATCCACGGCATTCAGTCGGGACCGCTGTTCATCTCGCAAAACCCTGATATCGCCTACGGCATCTATGCGGCCTACATCCTTGCGCACCCCTGCATGCTGCTGATCTGCCTCGCGCTGATGCCGCTGATGCTGCGCGTGACCTCGGTACGGATGGCGGTGCTGGCGCCGGTCGTGCTCGTGCTCTGCGTCGTCGGGGCCTACGCGCTCAACAACACGATGCAGAGCGTCTACGTGCTGCTGCTGTTCGGCGTCGTCGGCTACGTGCTGGTCAAGCTCGGCTTTCCGCTCGCGCCCCTGATCCTCGGCTTGATTCTCGGCGACCAGATCGAGATCAACCTTGTGCGCGCGAT
- a CDS encoding tripartite tricarboxylate transporter substrate binding protein: MARTLVTMAGAAALTGVLAALSGPAMAQYPDRPIKMIVPWAAGGDTDNIFRPFAVEFQKHIGQPVVVANVGGASGTTGAREAKAAAPDGYTVYAVHDYIHLTFYAGISDVKYSDFEPICLVSATPSVLTASAKTPWKNWQELADDAKKRPGEITVGATLGSTSHIFPAMIEKAAGLKFKFVSYDGLAPRMNALLGGHINLTDSNLTQKGKVEAGLLRYIAIASEKRDPEAPDVPTLKDLGMNIVYEVARGIFVPKGTPAPVRAKLEEGCAKATKEPSFAQAMKVQGTRVAFLNANDYAQFLARIDNENKVVMTDLGLIKK, translated from the coding sequence ATGGCAAGGACGTTGGTGACGATGGCCGGCGCTGCCGCGCTGACCGGGGTGCTGGCTGCTTTATCGGGGCCGGCGATGGCGCAATATCCCGACCGCCCCATCAAGATGATCGTGCCATGGGCCGCGGGCGGCGATACCGACAACATCTTCCGGCCGTTCGCCGTCGAATTCCAGAAGCATATCGGCCAGCCGGTGGTCGTCGCCAATGTCGGCGGCGCATCCGGCACGACCGGCGCGCGCGAGGCCAAGGCGGCGGCGCCCGACGGTTATACGGTCTATGCCGTGCACGACTATATCCACCTGACGTTCTACGCGGGCATCAGTGACGTCAAATACAGCGACTTCGAGCCGATCTGCCTGGTCTCAGCGACACCCTCGGTGCTGACCGCAAGCGCCAAGACGCCCTGGAAGAACTGGCAGGAACTCGCCGACGACGCCAAGAAGCGGCCGGGCGAGATCACGGTCGGCGCCACGCTCGGCTCGACCAGCCATATCTTCCCGGCCATGATCGAGAAGGCGGCCGGCCTGAAATTCAAATTCGTGTCCTACGACGGCCTGGCCCCGCGGATGAACGCGCTGCTCGGCGGCCATATCAACCTCACCGACTCCAACCTGACGCAGAAGGGCAAGGTCGAAGCCGGCCTGCTGCGCTACATCGCAATCGCCAGCGAGAAGCGCGATCCGGAAGCGCCCGACGTGCCGACGCTCAAGGATCTCGGCATGAACATCGTGTACGAAGTGGCGCGTGGCATCTTCGTCCCCAAAGGGACGCCCGCGCCGGTGCGCGCCAAGCTCGAGGAGGGCTGCGCCAAGGCGACCAAGGAGCCGAGCTTCGCTCAAGCGATGAAAGTGCAGGGCACCCGCGTGGCGTTCCTCAATGCCAATGACTATGCGCAGTTCCTCGCCAGGATCGACAACGAGAACAAGGTCGTCATGACCGATCTCGGCCTGATCAAGAAATGA
- a CDS encoding tripartite tricarboxylate transporter TctB family protein: MSIGRDGITGLILLAVSLVLLVKSFQLPSLPIVPVGPGFYPAIVLSFMAAASALLVLQDLMKRRPTAVAGAGDAPPRNYRLVVIAFAIVGAYVVLLPLLGFRVATVLFVGALQAALGRPRTARQWVVLAAIALGTAVVSYFIFERYLLVLLPRGAWTGF, encoded by the coding sequence ATGAGCATCGGACGCGATGGAATTACCGGGCTGATCCTGCTCGCGGTCAGCCTGGTCCTCCTGGTCAAGTCCTTCCAGCTTCCGTCCCTTCCCATCGTTCCGGTCGGGCCGGGCTTTTACCCGGCCATCGTGTTGTCGTTCATGGCGGCCGCGAGCGCGCTGCTGGTCCTGCAGGACCTCATGAAGCGCCGCCCGACCGCCGTAGCCGGCGCGGGCGACGCGCCGCCGCGAAATTATCGCCTGGTCGTGATCGCATTCGCGATCGTCGGCGCCTATGTGGTGCTGCTGCCGCTCTTGGGATTTCGCGTCGCTACGGTCTTGTTCGTGGGCGCGCTGCAGGCCGCGTTGGGCCGGCCACGAACGGCGCGGCAATGGGTTGTGCTCGCCGCAATCGCGCTCGGTACTGCCGTGGTGAGCTATTTCATCTTCGAACGATACCTGCTGGTGCTGCTGCCGCGCGGCGCATGGACGGGTTTCTGA
- a CDS encoding PRC-barrel domain-containing protein, which yields MSLEANETGNLIGSDKVEGTAVYGADSNKIGSIERVMIDKKSGRVSYAVLSFGGFLGIGDDHYPLPWQSLKYDTSLGGYVTGVTEAQLKGAPHYRNDNTWNWSDPTRTRAVNDYYGVAI from the coding sequence ATGTCTTTGGAAGCAAACGAAACCGGCAACCTGATCGGCAGCGACAAGGTCGAGGGAACTGCGGTCTATGGCGCCGACAGCAACAAGATCGGCTCGATTGAACGTGTCATGATCGACAAGAAGAGCGGCAGGGTGTCCTACGCCGTGCTCTCCTTCGGCGGCTTTCTCGGCATCGGCGACGACCATTATCCGCTGCCCTGGCAATCGCTGAAATACGATACCTCGCTCGGCGGCTACGTCACCGGCGTGACGGAAGCACAGCTCAAGGGCGCACCGCATTACCGCAACGACAACACCTGGAACTGGAGCGACCCGACCAGGACCCGCGCCGTCAACGACTATTACGGCGTCGCGATCTGA